In one window of Bizionia sp. M204 DNA:
- a CDS encoding 2,3,4,5-tetrahydropyridine-2,6-dicarboxylate N-succinyltransferase gives MKQLQQIIENAWDNRELLTDKVTIDSIRSVIDLLDEGTLRVAEPTDKGWKVNEWVKKAVVLYFPIQKMETFEVGIFEYHDKIPLKTGYKDKGIRVVPHAVARHGAYISKGVILMPSYVNIGAYVGEGTMVDTWATVGSCAQIGKNVHLSGGVGIGGVLEPLQAAPVIIEDGAFIGSRCIVVEGVKVEKEAVLGANVVLTMSTKIIDVTGNEPVEMKGIVPARSVVIPGSYTKKFKAGEFQVPCALIIGKRKESTDKKTSLNDALREYDVAV, from the coding sequence ATGAAGCAACTACAACAAATTATAGAAAATGCGTGGGATAATCGCGAATTATTAACGGATAAAGTAACCATTGACAGCATTCGAAGCGTTATTGATTTATTAGATGAAGGCACCTTGCGTGTTGCTGAACCAACCGATAAAGGTTGGAAAGTGAATGAATGGGTAAAAAAAGCGGTCGTCTTATATTTCCCTATTCAAAAAATGGAAACTTTTGAGGTCGGTATTTTTGAATATCATGATAAAATTCCATTAAAAACAGGGTATAAGGATAAAGGAATTCGTGTTGTTCCGCATGCAGTTGCACGGCATGGTGCTTATATTTCTAAAGGTGTTATTTTAATGCCAAGTTATGTAAATATTGGTGCTTATGTAGGTGAAGGAACCATGGTGGACACCTGGGCAACAGTTGGTAGTTGCGCCCAAATTGGTAAAAACGTCCATCTTTCAGGCGGTGTTGGTATTGGTGGTGTTTTAGAGCCCCTTCAAGCTGCTCCAGTTATTATTGAAGATGGTGCTTTTATAGGTTCACGATGTATTGTAGTTGAAGGTGTTAAAGTAGAAAAAGAAGCCGTTTTAGGAGCGAATGTTGTTTTAACCATGAGCACGAAAATTATTGATGTAACAGGTAATGAGCCTGTTGAAATGAAAGGTATAGTACCTGCACGATCCGTTGTAATTCCTGGTAGCTATACCAAAAAATTCAAAGCTGGCGAATTTCAAGTGCCTTGTGCTTTAATTATTGGAAAACGTAAAGAAAGTACAGATAAAAAGACATCCTTAAATGATGCTTTGCGCGAATATGATGTAGCGGTTTAA
- a CDS encoding lipopolysaccharide kinase InaA family protein, producing MNYTVHKAFQKDKQVLTSYIENYETSGEDFGNQDRNSLKLYNLNGLTINVKSFKIPNLVNQIAYRFFRKSKAQRSFEYANRLLHLGIGTPQPIAFYEYKTPFLFKKSYYISEHLPYDLTYRELTFNLTMANHEAILRAFTRFTFGLHKAGVNFLDHSPGNTLIQLNGGAYKFYLVDLNRMEFGDMDFETRIKNFARLTTHKSMVEIMSDEYAKLGGYDYNRVFHLMWEETEAFQNRFHRKRRIKNKVFFWRKK from the coding sequence ATGAATTATACAGTGCATAAGGCGTTTCAGAAGGATAAGCAAGTGCTTACATCATATATTGAAAATTATGAAACGTCTGGTGAGGATTTTGGAAATCAGGATCGGAATTCACTAAAACTATACAATTTAAATGGTTTAACGATTAACGTGAAATCCTTTAAAATTCCAAATTTGGTGAATCAGATTGCCTATCGCTTTTTTAGAAAAAGTAAAGCCCAACGCTCTTTTGAGTACGCTAATCGTCTCCTGCATCTTGGTATTGGAACGCCGCAACCTATTGCTTTTTATGAGTATAAAACACCTTTTTTATTCAAGAAAAGTTATTATATCAGTGAGCACTTGCCTTATGATTTAACCTATCGTGAATTGACTTTCAACTTAACTATGGCGAATCATGAAGCCATTTTACGCGCTTTTACACGATTCACGTTTGGGCTGCATAAAGCCGGTGTGAATTTTCTAGATCATTCGCCTGGGAACACATTGATTCAATTAAACGGTGGCGCGTATAAATTTTATTTAGTGGATTTAAACCGAATGGAATTTGGTGACATGGATTTTGAAACCCGAATAAAAAACTTTGCACGCTTAACGACTCACAAATCTATGGTGGAAATTATGAGTGACGAATATGCTAAACTAGGCGGATATGATTATAATCGCGTGTTTCATTTAATGTGGGAAGAAACCGAAGCATTTCAAAATCGGTTTCATAGAAAAAGACGGATTAAAAATAAGGTATTCTTCTGGCGAAAAAAATAG
- a CDS encoding glycosyltransferase family 1 protein: MPTICLESHNIDNLFFGFGQFNYHLIKGFYENQAILEALDFHITLISKHPEKLEDEFGSTFSYKKYNSLQRKKLFRIKKQFDLWHSLNQNTKVEPFKNIPYVLTVHDVNFMEELSGKKLDKRVALFNAKLKRSHAITYISEYAKSMTHTYFKVPNIPEYVIYNGSAKPFELAKTHTPELLPKGDFLFTIGELLEKKNFHTLVNMLAHLPELSLIISGKNTTDYAKNIMKLIADLNLEHRVFLTGKISEEDKAYYLKNCYAFCFPSLREGFGIPPIEAMQYGKPVFLSDKSSLPEVGGKHAFYWEHFEPKYMADILVQGMRTYHENPENYKEKLQLHANSYSWDETAKQYLKVYETLLK; encoded by the coding sequence ATGCCCACAATTTGTTTGGAATCTCATAATATTGATAATCTCTTCTTTGGTTTTGGTCAGTTTAACTACCACCTTATTAAAGGGTTTTATGAGAATCAAGCTATTTTAGAAGCATTGGATTTCCATATCACCCTTATTAGTAAACATCCTGAAAAGCTGGAAGATGAATTTGGCAGCACGTTTTCATATAAAAAATATAATTCCTTACAGCGAAAAAAACTATTCCGAATTAAAAAACAATTCGACTTATGGCATTCCTTAAATCAAAATACCAAAGTTGAACCCTTTAAAAATATACCATATGTATTAACGGTTCATGATGTCAACTTCATGGAAGAATTATCGGGAAAGAAGTTAGATAAACGCGTTGCACTTTTTAATGCTAAACTAAAGCGAAGTCATGCAATTACCTATATTTCAGAATATGCAAAAAGCATGACACACACCTATTTTAAAGTACCAAATATTCCTGAATATGTTATTTATAATGGTAGCGCCAAACCTTTTGAGTTAGCTAAAACCCATACCCCTGAATTACTTCCAAAAGGTGATTTCCTATTTACAATTGGTGAACTTTTAGAAAAAAAGAATTTTCACACATTAGTAAATATGCTTGCTCATCTTCCCGAATTGAGTTTGATAATTTCTGGAAAAAACACAACGGATTACGCTAAAAACATCATGAAATTAATTGCTGATTTAAACCTTGAACATCGCGTATTTCTAACAGGAAAAATTAGTGAAGAGGACAAAGCCTATTATTTAAAAAACTGTTATGCGTTTTGCTTTCCGTCTCTGCGAGAAGGCTTTGGCATTCCCCCAATTGAAGCGATGCAATATGGTAAACCTGTGTTTTTATCTGATAAAAGTTCGCTCCCAGAAGTTGGTGGTAAACACGCATTTTACTGGGAACATTTTGAACCTAAATATATGGCTGACATCCTTGTGCAAGGCATGAGAACATACCATGAAAACCCGGAGAATTACAAGGAAAAGCTGCAGCTGCATGCCAACTCTTATTCTTGGGATGAAACCGCTAAACAGTATTTAAAAGTTTATGAAACGCTACTTAAATAA
- the ruvX gene encoding Holliday junction resolvase RuvX, producing MGRILAIDFGKVRTGIAVTDEMQIIASGLTTVDTKKLISFLMDYVKTESVELFVVGEPKQMNNQASESEALILPFLEKLQKSIPQIPIARVDERFTSKMAFQTMIDSGLSKKKRQNKALVDEISATLILQSYLSSK from the coding sequence ATGGGACGTATACTTGCAATAGATTTCGGAAAAGTTAGAACAGGAATAGCTGTTACAGATGAGATGCAAATCATAGCATCTGGCCTAACGACGGTAGATACCAAGAAGCTGATTAGCTTTTTAATGGATTATGTTAAAACGGAATCGGTAGAGTTATTTGTGGTTGGCGAACCAAAACAAATGAATAATCAGGCATCTGAAAGTGAAGCACTTATTTTACCATTTTTAGAAAAGTTACAAAAATCAATTCCTCAAATCCCTATTGCACGTGTTGATGAGCGATTTACATCTAAAATGGCTTTTCAGACCATGATAGACAGTGGTTTATCTAAAAAGAAACGCCAAAATAAAGCATTGGTTGATGAAATTAGTGCGACGTTAATTCTTCAAAGCTATTTGAGTTCTAAATAG
- a CDS encoding glycosyltransferase yields the protein MKPLLTICCTTYNQEKYLRETLDGFLIQETTFPIEIIIHDDASTDNTVEIIKEYAAKDNRITTILQTENQYSQNIDPWANFVFPAAKGKYLALCEGDDYWTDPLKLQKQVDFLENNLDFELCFHNSKKLYQESGKFELNEASSQVAEVTTVIDLVDYCFIATLTVVLRNNFKLPKWINNSAAGTDWPLFFIQVGNGKIKRLNDVMAVYRIHENGVWTSKSELQKMQTDFSVIQDIITNKILPEAAHKKMNKKFKKLKKKMIKYRLKQFFDLRNKCR from the coding sequence ATGAAGCCCTTACTAACAATATGTTGCACCACCTATAATCAAGAAAAATATTTAAGAGAAACATTGGACGGTTTTTTGATTCAAGAGACAACTTTTCCTATTGAAATCATTATTCATGACGATGCTTCAACAGATAACACGGTTGAGATCATAAAGGAATATGCTGCAAAAGACAACAGAATAACTACTATACTTCAAACGGAAAATCAATATTCTCAAAACATAGATCCATGGGCAAATTTTGTGTTTCCTGCCGCAAAAGGAAAGTATTTGGCACTTTGTGAGGGAGATGATTATTGGACAGACCCATTAAAACTTCAGAAACAAGTAGATTTTTTGGAAAACAATTTGGATTTTGAATTGTGTTTTCACAACTCTAAAAAACTATATCAAGAAAGCGGTAAATTTGAATTAAATGAAGCCTCATCTCAAGTTGCAGAAGTAACCACAGTGATAGATTTGGTAGACTATTGTTTTATTGCAACACTTACGGTGGTTTTAAGAAATAATTTTAAACTACCAAAATGGATTAATAATTCAGCTGCTGGTACAGATTGGCCTTTGTTTTTTATCCAAGTTGGAAACGGCAAAATTAAGCGACTTAATGATGTTATGGCTGTTTATAGAATTCATGAAAATGGAGTTTGGACTTCTAAATCGGAATTACAAAAAATGCAAACAGATTTTTCTGTCATTCAGGATATAATTACAAATAAAATACTTCCTGAAGCAGCTCATAAAAAAATGAATAAGAAGTTTAAAAAGCTAAAGAAAAAAATGATTAAATATAGATTAAAACAATTTTTTGACTTAAGAAATAAGTGCAGATAA
- a CDS encoding glycosyltransferase family 2 protein, with protein sequence MSLKKQQNKLPFISIVIPCYNVESYIYKGLESILNQTYNNWECILVNDGSLDDTEKEILTWANKDDRFKLISQKNKGVSAARNTGIRHAKGECIYFFDPDDVISKDCLDSLTKIYHPGLDIVIGKNAEVFHQTTENANILEHNIETGKELTDSNFVALALKKPFLTVCWNNLYSAEFIFSNQLKFQEGIVHEDELWYFETLYLAKNIIFNSEVTYFYNIANQNSITKNYGFNNLESYLAVINTIHKKYYLAEKDDEKKIVIGTYILNLQITVTAGFFRFIKKNKELPYKAKGAILIKAHLESCPVDKHFDITPQKAIQFDIFTKYGKIDPKIAFQLIRNTNKKNILKSFENMYLKYLLGKKT encoded by the coding sequence ATGTCATTAAAAAAACAACAAAACAAGTTACCCTTTATAAGCATTGTTATACCATGTTATAATGTAGAAAGTTATATATACAAAGGGTTAGAGAGTATATTAAATCAAACTTATAATAATTGGGAATGTATTTTGGTTAACGACGGTAGTCTTGATGATACTGAAAAAGAAATACTTACTTGGGCTAATAAAGATGATCGCTTCAAATTAATATCACAAAAAAACAAAGGGGTTTCTGCGGCGCGAAATACAGGTATAAGACATGCCAAGGGAGAATGTATTTATTTTTTTGATCCAGATGATGTTATATCCAAAGATTGTTTGGATAGTTTAACCAAAATATATCATCCTGGCCTTGATATTGTTATTGGCAAAAATGCCGAGGTTTTTCATCAAACAACGGAAAATGCTAATATTTTAGAACATAACATAGAAACGGGTAAGGAACTCACAGATTCGAACTTTGTTGCTCTCGCCTTAAAAAAACCTTTTCTTACTGTTTGTTGGAATAATCTTTATAGTGCTGAATTCATTTTTTCTAATCAACTAAAATTTCAGGAAGGTATAGTTCATGAAGATGAGCTTTGGTATTTTGAAACGCTCTATTTAGCCAAAAATATTATTTTTAACTCTGAAGTAACCTATTTTTATAATATTGCCAATCAAAATTCAATAACAAAAAATTATGGTTTTAATAACCTGGAATCCTATTTAGCTGTAATTAACACCATCCATAAAAAATATTATCTGGCGGAGAAAGATGACGAAAAAAAGATAGTTATAGGTACTTATATTTTAAATTTACAGATTACAGTCACAGCAGGTTTTTTTAGATTTATTAAAAAAAACAAGGAACTACCTTATAAAGCTAAAGGAGCCATTTTAATTAAAGCACATTTGGAATCTTGTCCTGTTGATAAACATTTTGATATTACGCCTCAAAAAGCCATTCAATTTGATATTTTTACGAAATATGGAAAAATAGACCCTAAAATTGCTTTTCAGTTGATACGAAATACGAACAAGAAGAATATTTTAAAGAGCTTTGAAAATATGTACTTAAAATATCTTCTAGGTAAGAAAACTTAA
- a CDS encoding T9SS type A sorting domain-containing protein, with translation MKKNYMLMMLFASFLFFNQVQAQVCPDNGFSNSTSLFFFYDAGAPPCVDRPTTITVAGSVFNLITCDSSSAVYDIEPGDTPIADITSFTADFGAATCEYINGNLTNETLSMESIDKALNNFTVFPNPVVQGNSLHVVFGSNLNAEINLFSVTGKRVLTNTVSNLARKQLEISNLPNGVYLLQVESGSSTVSKKVVIMK, from the coding sequence ATGAAAAAAAACTACATGTTAATGATGCTGTTTGCATCGTTTTTATTTTTTAACCAAGTACAAGCCCAGGTCTGTCCAGATAACGGATTTTCAAACTCCACCTCTTTGTTCTTCTTTTATGATGCCGGAGCTCCACCATGTGTTGATAGACCAACGACTATCACTGTGGCTGGTAGTGTTTTTAATTTAATTACTTGTGATAGCTCGTCAGCAGTTTATGATATTGAGCCTGGAGACACACCAATTGCGGATATCACATCATTTACGGCCGATTTTGGAGCCGCAACTTGCGAGTACATCAATGGAAACTTGACAAATGAAACCTTATCTATGGAATCTATTGACAAAGCTTTAAATAATTTTACAGTTTTTCCTAACCCAGTAGTTCAAGGTAATTCATTACATGTTGTTTTTGGAAGCAATCTAAATGCTGAAATCAATTTGTTTTCAGTAACAGGAAAGCGCGTTTTAACCAATACCGTTTCTAATTTGGCGAGAAAACAATTAGAAATTTCTAATTTGCCGAATGGCGTATATTTGTTACAAGTAGAAAGTGGATCTTCTACCGTTTCAAAAAAGGTTGTAATCATGAAGTAA
- a CDS encoding glycosyltransferase family 9 protein, whose protein sequence is MKILVIQQKMIGDVLTSSVLFEALRERYPKAQLDYLINSHTFPVVEHNPFIDNFIFFTPEAEKSKIALWNFAKSVKKEKYDVVIDVYSKLSSNLITALSGAKTKISYHKPYSTFIYHHNIKRRNQTDEACGLAIINRLQLLEPLDIYITAARPKIYLSSEELETSKQFLISNGVSLDKPLIMISVLGSGPNKTYPFEYMAQVIDQIVATTDGQILFNYIPKQEADAQAIFKLCKLETQNHIYLNLFGKSLREFLALTAHCHALIGNEGGAVNMAKALNIKTFTIFSTWIDKDTWNIFEMENVNESVHLKDYKPELYKGKREKDMKPHAMELYHKFIPDLFYDKLNRFLKMFRS, encoded by the coding sequence TTGAAAATTTTAGTTATACAACAAAAAATGATTGGTGATGTACTCACATCTAGCGTCTTATTTGAAGCGTTACGTGAACGTTACCCAAAGGCGCAATTAGATTATTTAATCAATTCTCACACATTTCCTGTTGTTGAACACAATCCTTTTATTGATAATTTCATCTTCTTTACACCTGAAGCCGAAAAAAGCAAAATAGCGCTTTGGAATTTCGCTAAATCTGTAAAAAAGGAAAAGTATGATGTGGTAATTGATGTGTATTCAAAACTATCTAGTAACCTAATTACAGCTTTATCTGGTGCTAAAACTAAAATTTCGTATCATAAGCCGTATTCAACATTCATATACCATCATAATATAAAACGTAGAAATCAAACCGATGAAGCTTGTGGTTTAGCAATTATAAATCGATTGCAGTTGTTGGAACCATTGGATATTTATATCACAGCGGCAAGACCTAAAATTTATTTATCTTCTGAAGAGCTTGAAACAAGTAAACAGTTTTTAATTTCAAACGGGGTAAGCCTAGACAAACCACTTATTATGATTAGTGTGCTAGGAAGTGGCCCTAATAAAACCTATCCGTTTGAATACATGGCACAGGTAATTGACCAAATTGTAGCCACAACAGATGGTCAGATTTTATTTAATTATATTCCAAAACAGGAAGCCGATGCTCAAGCCATTTTTAAGCTCTGTAAACTGGAAACACAAAACCATATTTATCTAAATTTATTTGGAAAAAGTCTGCGCGAATTTTTAGCACTCACAGCACATTGTCATGCATTAATTGGTAATGAAGGTGGCGCTGTAAATATGGCAAAAGCATTGAACATAAAAACATTTACCATTTTTTCTACTTGGATTGATAAGGATACTTGGAATATTTTTGAAATGGAGAACGTGAATGAATCCGTACATTTAAAGGATTACAAACCAGAATTATATAAAGGAAAAAGGGAAAAAGATATGAAACCACACGCCATGGAATTATATCATAAATTTATACCCGATTTATTTTATGATAAGCTAAATCGGTTTCTAAAAATGTTCCGTTCGTAA
- a CDS encoding glycosyltransferase family 2 protein, translating to MEKLTAIIITKNEILNIASVIDSVRFADEIIVVDSFSTDGTYEKALELNVTAIQRKFTYHAEQKNWIIPQAKHDWVLIVDADERVTPELQIEILEVLSNEQQDVAFWIGRMNHFMGKRVNYSGWRNDKVIRLFKRDLCLYEDKLVHEEIVAQGSVGHLKSKLSHNTYTTMDAYMDKMNRYATKQAKDYDKKTGTLNPYHFVIKPFWGFFKHYIIQSGFRDGVVGLTIGFIQGYVVYMRYVKLWLLRRNLK from the coding sequence ATGGAAAAACTAACAGCTATTATTATAACCAAAAATGAGATTCTCAATATAGCATCCGTTATAGATTCTGTACGTTTTGCAGATGAAATTATTGTGGTTGATAGCTTTAGTACGGATGGCACCTATGAAAAAGCTTTAGAATTAAATGTTACCGCTATTCAGCGAAAATTCACCTACCATGCGGAACAGAAAAATTGGATAATTCCACAAGCAAAACATGATTGGGTTTTAATTGTTGATGCTGACGAACGTGTAACACCTGAATTACAAATTGAAATACTTGAAGTTTTAAGTAACGAACAACAAGATGTTGCTTTTTGGATTGGCCGCATGAACCATTTTATGGGTAAACGCGTTAATTATAGCGGTTGGCGAAATGACAAAGTTATCCGTTTGTTTAAACGCGATTTATGCCTATACGAAGATAAATTGGTGCATGAAGAAATAGTTGCACAAGGATCTGTTGGCCATTTAAAATCCAAACTATCACACAACACATACACAACTATGGATGCTTATATGGATAAAATGAATCGGTATGCAACCAAACAAGCTAAAGATTACGATAAAAAAACGGGGACACTAAATCCGTACCATTTTGTGATTAAACCCTTTTGGGGATTTTTTAAACATTATATTATTCAAAGCGGATTTCGCGATGGTGTTGTAGGTTTAACCATTGGTTTTATTCAAGGTTATGTCGTTTATATGCGTTATGTGAAATTGTGGCTTTTACGAAGAAACTTGAAATAA
- a CDS encoding glycosyltransferase family 2 protein, which produces MSVLTVIMPVYNGEKFLKESLDSLLNQTFTDFTILVLNDNSTDKTSEILDTYTKQDSRISVITKTKNEGPANLRNEGIERASTEFIALLDADDIALPTRFEKQLDYLKNHPEVGVCGTWFTFFGDKKEKTVRHEVSHDALKVQFLHSCGIGNPTVMFRKSVLNGLRFEHQYVPAEDYGLWSQLIFKTQFHNIPESLLKYRWHDANISQTKEANLRKSEILIKTKQLEQLRIQASNPDILFYVYAVSLQRDQASEHVIKTIKAAQDLLEHNKNLQIYNKVLFEKHINRTIVRTIRNAASYDKAFYKFVKHDSRFFKALKPIDKLTFYFKCLF; this is translated from the coding sequence ATGTCTGTACTAACTGTAATTATGCCGGTTTATAATGGCGAAAAATTCTTGAAAGAATCGCTGGACAGTCTATTAAATCAAACATTTACTGATTTTACAATATTGGTTTTAAATGATAATTCTACAGATAAAACGTCAGAAATTCTAGATACATATACAAAGCAGGATTCCCGTATTAGCGTTATTACAAAAACTAAAAATGAAGGGCCTGCTAACTTACGAAATGAAGGTATTGAACGTGCCAGCACTGAATTTATAGCATTGCTAGATGCTGATGATATTGCCTTACCTACCCGATTTGAAAAACAATTAGACTATTTAAAAAACCATCCTGAAGTGGGTGTTTGTGGCACGTGGTTTACATTTTTTGGCGATAAAAAAGAGAAAACCGTTAGGCACGAAGTCTCTCACGACGCCCTAAAAGTTCAGTTTTTGCACAGTTGTGGTATTGGGAATCCTACAGTTATGTTCCGTAAATCTGTTTTAAATGGTTTACGGTTTGAACATCAATATGTTCCTGCTGAAGATTATGGCTTATGGAGTCAACTCATTTTTAAAACCCAATTTCACAATATTCCAGAATCGCTATTAAAATACCGTTGGCATGATGCTAATATAAGTCAGACGAAAGAAGCTAACCTTCGGAAATCTGAAATTCTCATTAAAACGAAACAATTAGAGCAATTGCGGATTCAAGCATCAAATCCCGATATTTTATTTTATGTATATGCTGTTTCATTGCAACGAGATCAAGCATCAGAGCATGTTATAAAAACCATTAAAGCTGCTCAAGATTTATTGGAACACAATAAAAATTTACAGATATATAATAAAGTACTATTTGAAAAGCATATTAATAGAACAATTGTACGCACAATTAGAAATGCAGCTAGTTACGATAAAGCGTTTTATAAGTTTGTAAAACATGATTCTAGATTTTTTAAGGCGCTCAAACCTATAGACAAACTGACTTTTTATTTTAAATGTTTATTTTAG
- a CDS encoding NeuD/PglB/VioB family sugar acetyltransferase, producing the protein MIVLGAKGHAKDVLVVLNETTTVETALSFFDDYTKPEEALFLGKYPILHSLSAIDFSSNPHFVSAIGTPHLRKQMVEKFRKAGGIYQTLISKHAIIGALDVQIGQGSNIMPFVFISNSVQIGEGCLINTSAHIHHDVKIGNYCDVSPGAKILGRVTVGNNCNIGSGAIILPNIILGDNVTVGAGSVVVENCLTENTIVGIPGKLKDK; encoded by the coding sequence ATGATTGTTCTTGGAGCAAAAGGTCACGCAAAAGATGTGTTAGTTGTTTTAAATGAAACGACTACAGTAGAAACTGCTTTATCCTTTTTTGACGATTATACAAAACCTGAAGAAGCACTTTTTTTGGGGAAATATCCCATTTTACATTCTTTAAGTGCTATTGACTTTAGTAGTAATCCGCATTTTGTGTCAGCAATTGGAACACCTCATTTACGCAAACAGATGGTAGAAAAATTTAGAAAGGCAGGAGGCATTTATCAAACGCTTATTTCAAAACATGCTATTATTGGTGCTTTGGATGTTCAAATAGGGCAAGGCTCTAATATTATGCCTTTTGTTTTTATTAGTAATAGTGTTCAAATTGGTGAAGGTTGCTTAATTAATACATCTGCTCACATCCATCATGATGTTAAAATTGGTAATTATTGTGATGTATCTCCAGGTGCCAAAATATTAGGTCGGGTTACTGTTGGAAACAATTGCAATATTGGTTCGGGTGCTATTATTTTGCCAAATATTATTTTAGGCGACAATGTAACCGTTGGAGCCGGAAGCGTGGTTGTAGAAAACTGCTTAACAGAAAATACCATAGTTGGAATTCCAGGAAAATTAAAGGATAAATAA
- a CDS encoding DegT/DnrJ/EryC1/StrS aminotransferase family protein, translating to MINVTQSFLPPIQEFEAILKHAWDKKWMTNRGELLLELESKLSTYLGVSNFFITTNGTLPLQIALKTLGITKEVITTPFSYVATTSAIIWENCTPVFVDIERDMLTINPAKIEAAITENTEAILATHVFGNPCDVEAIQAIAEKHHLKVIYDAAHCFAVSYKGKSIFEYGDIISTSFHATKLFHTGEGGAIFVPNDALFKKCYYHHNFGHNGPLEYHGLGINAKASEMQAAMGLSVLPYIDTIIAKRKLLTETYESLLKDNANMSLFGFREFAEKNYSYMPVVFKDEIFMQLVLEKLAALKIYPRRYFYPSLNKLPYVEKSVSMPISEDICSKILCLPLYFELEKQQVAEICNVINSL from the coding sequence GGGATAAAAAATGGATGACCAATAGAGGTGAATTACTTCTAGAATTAGAATCTAAATTATCTACATATTTAGGTGTCTCCAACTTTTTTATAACTACCAACGGCACATTACCGTTACAAATTGCTTTGAAAACATTAGGCATTACAAAGGAAGTGATCACCACGCCATTTAGTTACGTGGCAACAACATCGGCTATTATTTGGGAAAACTGCACGCCTGTTTTTGTGGATATTGAGCGCGATATGTTAACTATAAATCCTGCAAAAATAGAAGCAGCAATTACCGAAAACACCGAAGCTATTTTAGCAACACATGTGTTTGGAAATCCTTGTGATGTGGAAGCTATTCAGGCAATTGCTGAAAAACATCATTTAAAAGTCATTTATGATGCAGCACACTGTTTTGCTGTATCCTATAAAGGTAAATCCATTTTTGAATATGGCGATATAATTTCCACCAGTTTTCATGCTACCAAATTATTTCATACAGGTGAAGGTGGTGCCATATTTGTTCCTAATGATGCGCTTTTTAAAAAGTGTTATTACCATCATAATTTTGGGCATAATGGACCATTAGAATATCATGGTTTGGGAATAAATGCCAAAGCTTCAGAAATGCAAGCTGCTATGGGTTTAAGTGTACTTCCTTATATTGATACTATTATTGCTAAACGAAAACTGTTAACCGAAACCTATGAGTCTTTACTAAAAGACAATGCGAATATGTCGCTTTTTGGTTTTAGAGAATTTGCAGAGAAAAATTACTCGTATATGCCTGTTGTCTTTAAAGATGAAATCTTTATGCAACTGGTTTTAGAAAAATTAGCAGCGCTAAAAATATATCCTCGACGCTATTTTTATCCGTCATTAAATAAGTTGCCTTATGTAGAAAAATCGGTAAGCATGCCGATTTCTGAAGATATTTGCAGTAAAATTCTTTGTTTACCCTTATATTTCGAATTAGAAAAACAGCAAGTTGCAGAAATCTGTAACGTTATTAATTCTTTATAA